From the Hypomesus transpacificus isolate Combined female unplaced genomic scaffold, fHypTra1 scaffold_139, whole genome shotgun sequence genome, one window contains:
- the echdc2 gene encoding enoyl-CoA hydratase domain-containing protein 2, mitochondrial isoform X1: MLTLRSLAAHLSLIPASGNMIMHRLSIPGVIHQPGVTSLFGSKGPLPGPAVTLSRQLHRQTPDVEVDLLQLDGEDSGIAEVLMCRQKARNALGNVFVSQMREIVACVSRDAAVRVLLFRSLLPGVFCAGADLKERAQMNYTQSDLFVHSLRTLMMEIALLPMPTVAALDGVALGGGLELALACDLRTAAYSAQMGLIETTRGLLPGAGGSQRLPRAVGVAVAKEMIFTGMRVGGQRAEELGLVNRAVPQNPAGDAAYREAVSLAREILPQAPIAVRMAKEAMNRGIEVDSTSGMAIERMCYAQVIPTRDRQEGMAAFMEKRPPHYTGE; this comes from the exons ATGTTGACGCTACGCAGCCTGGCGGCTCACCTGTCGCTGATACCTGCCTCAGGTAACATGATCATGCACCGTCTCAGTATCCCAGGTGTGATACACCAGCCTGGCGTTACATCGCTGTTCGGGAGCAAAGGTCCTTTGCCGGGACCAGCAGTCACGCTCTCCCGTCAGTTACACAGACAGACGCCGGATGTGGAGGTGGATTTACTGCAGTTGGACGGGGAAGACTCCG GTATAGCTGAAGTGTTGATGTGTCGGCAGAAAGCCAGGAACGCTCTAGGGAACGTGTTTGTGTCtcag atgAGGGAGATAGTGGCGTGCGTGTCCCGTGATGCGGCTGTCCGTGTGCTGCTCTTCAGAAGTCTGCTTCCAGGCGTGTTCTGTGCAG gggcaGATCTTAAGGAGAGAGCTCAGATGAACTACACCCAGTCTGACCTGTTTGTTCACAGCCTGCGCACACTGATGATGGAGATag CCTTGTTGCCCATGCCGACCGTAGCAGCGCTGGATGGGGTGGCCTTGGGCGGGGGTCTGGAGCTGGCCCTGGCCTGTGACCTCCGCACCGCCG cctaCTCTGCACAGATGGGTCTGATTGAGACGACACGAGGGCTGCTCCCAGGAGCTG GGGGCAGTCAGCGCCTGCCGAGAGCTGTGGGTGTTGCTGTTGCCAAGGAGATGATCTTCACAG gTATGAGGGTAGGGGgccagagagctgaggagctgggtCTGGTGAACCGGGCCGTGCCCCAGAACCCTGCTGGAGACGCAGCATACAGGGAGGCCGTCAGCCTGGCCCGGGAGATCCtaccccag gctcCCATCGCTGTGAGGATGGCCAAGGAGGCCATGAACAGAGGCATAGAG gtGGACTCCACCTCGGGCATGGCTATAGAGAGGATGTGCTACGCCCAG gtcatACCGACTAGAGATAGACAGGAGGGCATGGCAGCGTTCATGGAGAAGAGACCCCCTCACTACACTGGAGAGTAG
- the echdc2 gene encoding enoyl-CoA hydratase domain-containing protein 2, mitochondrial isoform X2: protein MLTLRSLAAHLSLIPASGNMIMHRLSIPGVIHQPGVTSLFGSKGPLPGPAVTLSRQLHRQTPDVEVDLLQLDGEDSGIAEVLMCRQKARNALGNVFVSQMREIVACVSRDAAVRVLLFRSLLPGVFCAGADLKERAQMNYTQSDLFVHSLRTLMMEIAYSAQMGLIETTRGLLPGAGGSQRLPRAVGVAVAKEMIFTGMRVGGQRAEELGLVNRAVPQNPAGDAAYREAVSLAREILPQAPIAVRMAKEAMNRGIEVDSTSGMAIERMCYAQVIPTRDRQEGMAAFMEKRPPHYTGE, encoded by the exons ATGTTGACGCTACGCAGCCTGGCGGCTCACCTGTCGCTGATACCTGCCTCAGGTAACATGATCATGCACCGTCTCAGTATCCCAGGTGTGATACACCAGCCTGGCGTTACATCGCTGTTCGGGAGCAAAGGTCCTTTGCCGGGACCAGCAGTCACGCTCTCCCGTCAGTTACACAGACAGACGCCGGATGTGGAGGTGGATTTACTGCAGTTGGACGGGGAAGACTCCG GTATAGCTGAAGTGTTGATGTGTCGGCAGAAAGCCAGGAACGCTCTAGGGAACGTGTTTGTGTCtcag atgAGGGAGATAGTGGCGTGCGTGTCCCGTGATGCGGCTGTCCGTGTGCTGCTCTTCAGAAGTCTGCTTCCAGGCGTGTTCTGTGCAG gggcaGATCTTAAGGAGAGAGCTCAGATGAACTACACCCAGTCTGACCTGTTTGTTCACAGCCTGCGCACACTGATGATGGAGATag cctaCTCTGCACAGATGGGTCTGATTGAGACGACACGAGGGCTGCTCCCAGGAGCTG GGGGCAGTCAGCGCCTGCCGAGAGCTGTGGGTGTTGCTGTTGCCAAGGAGATGATCTTCACAG gTATGAGGGTAGGGGgccagagagctgaggagctgggtCTGGTGAACCGGGCCGTGCCCCAGAACCCTGCTGGAGACGCAGCATACAGGGAGGCCGTCAGCCTGGCCCGGGAGATCCtaccccag gctcCCATCGCTGTGAGGATGGCCAAGGAGGCCATGAACAGAGGCATAGAG gtGGACTCCACCTCGGGCATGGCTATAGAGAGGATGTGCTACGCCCAG gtcatACCGACTAGAGATAGACAGGAGGGCATGGCAGCGTTCATGGAGAAGAGACCCCCTCACTACACTGGAGAGTAG
- the LOC124488521 gene encoding leucine-rich repeat-containing protein 52, which translates to MCLLPGPSAQSLRLLFLLVFVMGVAPSPALTAGCPDRCVCDDQLVVQCAGQDLTRFPTDLPLATRQLIISNNRIGDLPALQLNYLSDLVYLDCSNNSLTEISESTFGNLRKLAYLDLSYNKLALIEDRTFGPLTSLVMLRLTDNPSLAEIHPDAFAENTALQVLDVSRNNLTGLNISTLIALPALRSLGLSGNPWRCDCDTEDLCLWVQIEGFKFQGEELWSLSLCQHGTF; encoded by the coding sequence ATGTGTCTCTTGCCCGGCCCCAGCGCACAGTCCCTCCGTCTGCTGTTTCTCTTGGTGTTTGTGATGGGGGTGGCTCCGTCCCCGGCCCTGACAGCCGGCTGCCCTGACAGATGCGTGTGTGACGACCAGCTCGTGGTTCAGTGCGCCGGGCAGGATCTCACGCGCTTCCCCACCGACCTTCCTCTGGCCACGCGGCAGCTAATCATCTCCAACAACCGCATCGGAGACCTTCCCGCGCTGCAGCTTAACTACCTGTCTGACTTGGTGTACCTGGACTGCAGCAACAACTCTCTCACCGAGATCTCCGAGTCCACATTCGGGAATCTTCGGAAACTGGCTTACCTGGACCTTTCCTATAACAAACTCGCTCTAATCGAGGACCGGACGTTCGGGCCCTTGACGTCCCTGGTGATGCTGCGGCTGACGGATAACCCGAGCCTGGCCGAGATCCACCCGGACGCGTTCGCGGAGAACACGGCCCTGCAGGTTCTGGATGTGTCCCGGAACAACCTGACCGGACTGAACATCAGCACGCTGATCGCACTGCCCGCGCTCCGCTCCCTGGGGCTGAGCGGGAACCCGTGGCGTTGTGACTGTGACACGGAGGACCTCTGCTTGTGGGTGCAGATCGAGGGCTTCAAGTTCCAAGGTGAGgaactctggtctctctctctctgtcagcacGGCACTTTTTAG